A genomic segment from Lutibacter sp. A80 encodes:
- a CDS encoding sulfatase-like hydrolase/transferase encodes MRRVMLFLFSILLLSCLDNKEQIIKQPNIIIIVADDLGYGDISSFGNTTIKTPNIDALATTGIKFTDFHSNGAVCSPTRAALMTGKYQQRTGIEGVVTAKSHRDVGLSLAQVTIAEELSSYGYNSAMFGKWHLGYAKEYNPSLQGFHQFEGFVSGNIDYHAHIDQEGYLDWWKETEIKNREGYSTDLITENGVKFIKDNSLQKTAKPFFLYLPHEAPHGPYQRRIDKVLREVGSSITKPVVKDSIASIYKEMVEVMDEGVGKIIKTLKETGQYENTIVIFFSDNGANHFGNNGVLRGGKGSAYEGGSRVPAMISYPAIIKDAIVSDQTVLTMDILPTLLDFIAQKPSAKDVDGISIKNHLLNQTKLPERDVYFGYGRKSFIRSGNWKLIKTQLKEGSKMELYNLSNDLKERNNLSEEKPELVEELLKKLRLWENEVTEGVEKISK; translated from the coding sequence ATGAGGCGTGTAATGTTATTTTTATTTTCAATTTTATTATTGTCTTGTTTGGATAATAAAGAACAAATTATTAAACAGCCTAATATCATTATTATAGTTGCCGATGATTTAGGCTATGGAGATATTTCTAGTTTTGGAAATACTACTATAAAAACTCCAAATATTGATGCGCTAGCAACTACAGGTATTAAGTTTACAGATTTTCATTCTAATGGAGCTGTTTGTAGTCCAACAAGAGCAGCATTAATGACGGGTAAATACCAACAACGTACAGGAATTGAAGGAGTAGTAACAGCTAAAAGCCATAGAGATGTTGGTTTAAGTTTAGCACAAGTTACTATTGCCGAAGAACTAAGTAGCTATGGTTATAATAGTGCAATGTTTGGTAAATGGCATCTCGGTTATGCAAAAGAATACAATCCATCTTTGCAAGGGTTTCATCAATTTGAAGGATTTGTAAGTGGAAATATAGATTATCATGCACATATAGATCAAGAAGGGTATTTAGATTGGTGGAAGGAAACTGAAATTAAAAATAGAGAAGGATATTCAACAGATTTAATTACAGAAAATGGAGTTAAATTTATAAAAGATAATAGTTTACAAAAAACAGCTAAACCTTTTTTTCTCTACTTACCTCATGAAGCACCTCATGGTCCTTACCAAAGAAGAATAGATAAAGTATTAAGAGAAGTTGGTAGTTCTATTACAAAACCAGTGGTTAAGGATAGTATTGCTTCTATTTATAAAGAAATGGTAGAAGTTATGGATGAAGGTGTTGGTAAAATTATTAAAACGCTTAAAGAAACAGGACAGTACGAAAATACAATTGTTATTTTCTTTTCAGATAATGGCGCTAATCATTTTGGAAACAATGGAGTTTTAAGAGGAGGAAAAGGAAGTGCTTATGAAGGGGGAAGTAGAGTGCCTGCAATGATTAGTTATCCTGCTATTATTAAAGATGCAATTGTAAGTGATCAAACTGTTTTAACTATGGATATTTTGCCTACATTATTAGATTTTATAGCGCAAAAGCCAAGTGCTAAAGATGTAGATGGAATAAGTATAAAAAACCATTTATTAAATCAAACAAAACTTCCTGAAAGAGATGTGTATTTTGGTTACGGAAGAAAAAGCTTTATTAGAAGTGGAAATTGGAAGTTGATTAAAACCCAATTAAAAGAAGGTTCTAAAATGGAACTTTATAACTTGTCGAACGATCTTAAAGAAAGAAATAATTTAAGTGAAGAAAAACCAGAATTGGTAGAAGAACTTCTGAAAAAATTAAGATTGTGGGAAAATGAAGTTACCGAAGGAGTTGAAAAAATTTCAAAATAG
- a CDS encoding family 20 glycosylhydrolase → MRKHILLILLTVLLVSCKHTNPSFNKEEISILPRPLNFQLNEGSFQIDATTKIILQNESQQKAVNYLKGLFNKAAGYNLEVLNVTTKSAIVFETVEGLKTGAYQLTVNPTSILIKASEENGFFNAVQTIRQLLPVAIENKEKTIEDWFVPSVIIKDEPRFQWRGMHMDFSRHFFNIDEVKSFLDYMALYKLNTYHMHLTDDQGWRIEIKKYPLLTEKGAWRTPNNQDTLCMDRAVENKLYTIDESNFKEINGERKYGGFFTQEQIKEIVAYADARCITVIPEIDMPGHFKSAIDNYPFLSCNEESGWDTVFTYPSCLGKETTYEFMKNVLSEVVELFPASYVHIGGDEVNIASWKVCPHCQKVIKENNLKDEHELQSYFNRDIEKFLQSKGKQFMGWDEIVKGGLTKDANVMWWRNWAPQAPKIAAANGNNIVVTTTAAYYFDYLNEGNSLEKVYNYEPIPKDFTAEEADNVLGIQANLWSERIPSFKRLQYQAFPRFFAIAENGWVAQEKDFQNFNKRVEKQYDRLDALGVYYYIPAVEGLDKQIAYVDSTVVSLNLSYKLQEVEIFYTFDGSVPTKESLKYEAPFIVKDTVEIKARAYRGAIYNDLKSTKVIRKNYIKSVNVTPKKKGLKQWVLKGRFKNVEDIKTPTTTNFTKVDGIALGDLKNKKRFSIVYQGYFNAEKDGVYEFETRSDGGDLLFIGDEIIVDNSGWHGPRKRYGKVALKQGWHPIKIKYRPSDNPRVIDVKYALQGEDLKPINSSVTGI, encoded by the coding sequence ATGAGAAAACATATACTATTAATCTTGTTAACTGTACTTTTGGTGTCTTGTAAACACACAAACCCATCGTTTAACAAAGAAGAAATATCAATACTTCCAAGACCATTAAATTTTCAGCTAAATGAAGGTTCCTTTCAAATTGATGCAACTACAAAAATCATCCTTCAAAATGAAAGTCAACAAAAAGCTGTAAATTACTTAAAAGGTTTATTTAATAAAGCAGCGGGTTATAATTTAGAAGTGTTAAATGTTACTACAAAATCAGCAATTGTTTTTGAAACAGTTGAAGGTTTAAAAACAGGAGCATATCAGCTAACAGTAAATCCAACATCAATTTTAATAAAAGCTTCAGAAGAAAATGGTTTTTTTAATGCAGTACAAACCATTCGTCAATTATTGCCTGTTGCAATAGAAAATAAAGAAAAAACTATTGAGGATTGGTTTGTTCCAAGTGTTATAATTAAAGATGAACCACGTTTTCAATGGCGAGGAATGCATATGGATTTTAGCCGCCATTTTTTTAATATAGATGAAGTGAAAAGCTTTTTAGATTATATGGCTTTGTATAAGTTAAATACGTATCATATGCATTTAACAGACGATCAGGGTTGGAGAATTGAAATAAAAAAATATCCTTTATTAACTGAAAAAGGAGCTTGGAGAACACCAAATAATCAAGATACTCTTTGTATGGATAGAGCCGTTGAAAATAAACTCTATACTATTGATGAATCTAATTTTAAAGAGATTAACGGAGAACGTAAATACGGTGGTTTTTTTACACAAGAGCAAATTAAAGAGATTGTTGCTTATGCAGATGCTAGATGTATAACTGTAATTCCAGAGATTGATATGCCAGGTCATTTTAAATCTGCTATAGATAATTACCCATTTTTATCTTGTAATGAAGAGTCTGGTTGGGATACTGTTTTCACATATCCTTCTTGTTTAGGAAAAGAAACCACTTACGAATTTATGAAAAATGTGTTGAGCGAAGTTGTTGAATTATTTCCAGCGTCTTATGTGCATATAGGTGGCGACGAGGTAAATATTGCTTCTTGGAAAGTATGTCCACATTGTCAAAAAGTAATCAAGGAAAATAATTTAAAAGATGAGCACGAATTACAGTCTTATTTTAATAGAGATATTGAAAAGTTTTTACAGTCTAAAGGAAAACAATTTATGGGTTGGGATGAAATTGTAAAAGGTGGATTAACAAAAGATGCAAATGTAATGTGGTGGAGAAATTGGGCTCCACAAGCTCCAAAAATTGCAGCAGCAAATGGAAATAATATTGTTGTAACCACTACAGCAGCATATTATTTCGATTATTTAAATGAAGGAAATTCTTTAGAGAAAGTATACAATTACGAGCCAATTCCTAAAGACTTTACAGCAGAAGAAGCCGATAATGTTTTAGGTATTCAAGCAAATTTATGGTCGGAAAGAATCCCTAGTTTTAAGCGCTTACAATATCAAGCATTTCCTAGATTTTTTGCGATAGCAGAAAATGGATGGGTTGCTCAAGAAAAAGATTTTCAAAATTTTAATAAAAGAGTTGAAAAACAATATGATCGGTTAGATGCTTTAGGGGTGTATTATTACATTCCTGCGGTTGAAGGTTTGGATAAACAAATAGCTTATGTAGATAGCACAGTTGTGAGTTTAAACTTATCTTATAAGTTACAAGAAGTAGAAATATTTTATACATTTGATGGAAGTGTTCCAACTAAAGAATCTTTAAAATATGAAGCTCCATTTATAGTAAAAGATACCGTTGAAATTAAAGCACGTGCTTATAGGGGAGCTATTTATAATGATTTAAAATCTACAAAAGTAATTCGTAAAAATTATATTAAGTCAGTAAATGTGACACCTAAAAAGAAAGGATTAAAGCAATGGGTATTAAAAGGGAGGTTTAAAAATGTTGAGGATATTAAAACGCCTACAACAACTAACTTTACAAAAGTAGATGGTATTGCTTTAGGAGATTTAAAAAATAAAAAAAGATTTTCTATAGTTTATCAAGGGTATTTTAATGCTGAAAAAGATGGTGTGTATGAATTCGAGACACGATCTGACGGTGGAGATCTTCTGTTTATTGGAGATGAAATAATTGTAGATAATAGTGGATGGCACGGACCTAGAAAGCGTTACGGTAAAGTTGCTTTAAAACAAGGGTGGCATCCAATAAAAATTAAATATAGGCCAAGCGATAACCCAAGAGTAATTGACGTTAAATATGCTTTGCAAGGAGAAGATTTAAAACCAATTAATAGTTCAGTTACGGGTATTTAA
- a CDS encoding alpha-L-rhamnosidase C-terminal domain-containing protein, translated as MFSNRRNLEKLMMMIRRYKLKRYKQVVLVVFSSLLLFMGCKSQNGISSLKNSPTGLTVEFIRAPETVLIIDQKPEFSWELPKTAVKQLSYQILVASSKELIENNKGDVWDSEKIVSGQSINIEFKGASLEVGNTYFWKVKIWNEENKESLYSKYQSFKIGAKKNIITSANSFRIDSIKPIKFDKINDSLYFMDFGKAAFATLQFNYKTSINDTLVFNIGEQLINNRINRKPKGTIRYQKIKVPVNPSQNSYVLSLKPDKRNTKPIAVKLPESFPVLMPFRYVEVETAKGNLQLKDFNQVAYFGYWKDNTSYFESSNTILNQVWDLCKYSIKATTFAGVYVDGDRERIPYEADAYLNQLSHYTTDKEYAIARQTIEYFMEHPTWPTEWQLHVALMFYADYMYTGNTELIERYYDELKYKTLMELKREDGLISSERATPEFMKKLGFKNPREKLKDIVDWPPAQKDTGWKLATKEGERDGFVFKPINTVINSLYYRNIEIMAEFAEILGKADEAKAYKQLAVQVKKSINNKLFNAELGVYRDGEGTNHASLHSNMMALAFNLVPEKNMKSVVDFIKTRGMACSVYGAQYLLEALYNANESEYALELMTATHDRSWYNMINIGSTITLEAWDMKYKPNADWNHAWGAAPANIIPRYLWGIQPKTPGYAVAIIQPQLGNLKTSSIIVPTIRGQIKASYVSKDDKTQKYIIDIPANMEVEFVVNLSSKVKVNNEFKSNQLGVIYLKTGKNIVEIYN; from the coding sequence TTGTTTTCTAATAGAAGAAATTTAGAGAAATTAATGATGATGATTAGACGTTATAAATTAAAAAGATATAAACAAGTTGTATTAGTTGTATTCAGTAGTTTATTATTGTTTATGGGGTGCAAATCTCAAAATGGAATTAGTAGTTTAAAAAACTCACCTACAGGTTTAACTGTAGAGTTTATTAGAGCGCCTGAAACTGTTTTAATAATAGATCAAAAACCTGAATTTTCTTGGGAGTTACCAAAAACGGCAGTTAAACAATTGTCGTATCAAATTCTAGTAGCTTCTTCTAAAGAATTGATTGAAAATAACAAAGGAGATGTTTGGGATTCAGAGAAAATAGTGAGTGGTCAATCGATAAATATAGAGTTTAAAGGAGCTTCCTTAGAGGTCGGTAATACTTATTTTTGGAAGGTTAAAATTTGGAATGAAGAGAATAAGGAAAGCCTTTATTCAAAATATCAAAGTTTTAAAATCGGTGCTAAAAAAAATATAATTACAAGTGCAAATAGCTTTAGAATTGATAGTATAAAACCTATAAAATTTGATAAAATTAATGATAGTTTATATTTTATGGATTTTGGTAAAGCTGCTTTTGCAACGCTTCAATTTAATTATAAAACTAGCATAAATGATACACTAGTATTTAATATTGGCGAACAACTTATAAATAATAGAATAAATAGAAAACCAAAAGGAACTATCCGATATCAAAAAATTAAAGTTCCTGTAAATCCCTCACAAAACAGCTATGTGTTATCTCTAAAACCAGATAAAAGAAACACCAAACCTATAGCTGTAAAACTACCAGAATCATTTCCTGTTTTAATGCCTTTTAGATATGTTGAAGTAGAAACTGCTAAAGGAAATTTACAATTGAAAGATTTTAACCAAGTTGCTTATTTTGGTTATTGGAAAGATAATACGAGCTATTTTGAAAGTTCTAATACAATTTTAAATCAAGTTTGGGATTTATGTAAGTATTCTATTAAAGCAACAACTTTTGCGGGGGTTTATGTAGACGGAGATAGAGAACGTATTCCTTACGAAGCCGATGCTTACTTAAATCAACTAAGTCATTACACTACCGATAAAGAATATGCAATAGCAAGGCAAACTATAGAATATTTTATGGAGCACCCTACTTGGCCAACAGAATGGCAATTACATGTTGCACTTATGTTTTATGCGGATTATATGTATACTGGTAATACGGAGCTTATAGAAAGATATTATGATGAGCTAAAATATAAAACCTTAATGGAATTGAAACGTGAAGATGGATTGATAAGTTCTGAAAGAGCAACACCAGAGTTTATGAAAAAGTTAGGTTTTAAAAATCCGAGAGAAAAGTTAAAAGATATTGTTGATTGGCCACCAGCGCAAAAAGATACTGGTTGGAAATTAGCAACAAAAGAAGGTGAACGAGATGGTTTTGTATTTAAACCCATTAATACCGTAATTAATAGTCTGTATTATAGGAATATAGAAATTATGGCGGAGTTTGCTGAAATTTTAGGTAAGGCAGATGAAGCTAAAGCATATAAACAATTAGCAGTCCAAGTAAAAAAATCTATTAATAATAAGTTATTTAATGCAGAATTAGGTGTGTATAGAGATGGTGAAGGAACAAATCATGCCTCCCTTCATTCAAATATGATGGCATTAGCTTTTAATTTAGTTCCAGAAAAAAATATGAAATCGGTTGTAGATTTTATAAAAACAAGAGGCATGGCTTGTAGCGTTTACGGTGCACAGTATTTGTTAGAAGCATTGTATAATGCTAATGAAAGTGAATATGCTTTGGAATTAATGACAGCAACGCACGATAGAAGTTGGTATAATATGATTAATATTGGTTCAACTATTACACTTGAAGCTTGGGATATGAAGTATAAACCAAATGCCGACTGGAATCATGCCTGGGGAGCAGCTCCAGCTAATATTATTCCAAGATATTTATGGGGTATTCAGCCTAAAACACCCGGATATGCAGTAGCTATAATACAACCACAATTAGGAAATTTAAAAACTAGCTCTATTATAGTGCCAACTATAAGGGGACAGATTAAAGCAAGCTATGTATCTAAAGATGATAAAACACAAAAATATATTATAGATATTCCTGCAAATATGGAAGTTGAATTTGTAGTGAATTTAAGTTCAAAAGTTAAAGTGAATAATGAATTTAAATCAAATCAATTAGGTGTTATTTATTTAAAAACTGGAAAAAATATTGTAGAAATATATAATTGA
- a CDS encoding metal-dependent transcriptional regulator: MISQTEENYLKALHKLTNDKSEVSVNEVSKHLDIKMPTVNSMVKRLSEKGLVHYESYKPLKLTEKGRKKAALIIRKHRLTEMYLVEKMGFGWENVHQIAEQIEHVKSNDFFTKMDELLGYPKVDPHGSPIPDINGNFRFEDYTYLKDCNAGDIVSFMAVKPSSKELLNYLNSKNLELGMIITIIAIEPFDESISVQYANRKLEVLSSKVTSKLLVQPAPNNN; encoded by the coding sequence ATGATATCCCAAACAGAAGAGAATTACTTAAAAGCTTTACATAAATTGACCAACGATAAAAGTGAAGTAAGTGTTAACGAGGTAAGCAAACATTTAGATATTAAAATGCCAACAGTTAACAGTATGGTAAAAAGACTCTCAGAAAAAGGACTGGTACATTACGAAAGCTATAAACCACTGAAATTAACCGAAAAAGGTAGAAAAAAAGCTGCTTTAATAATTAGAAAACACCGTTTAACGGAAATGTATTTAGTTGAAAAAATGGGTTTCGGCTGGGAAAATGTACACCAAATAGCAGAACAGATAGAACATGTGAAGTCTAATGATTTTTTTACTAAAATGGATGAATTATTGGGATATCCGAAAGTAGACCCTCACGGTTCACCTATTCCTGATATCAATGGAAATTTTAGATTTGAAGATTACACCTACTTAAAAGACTGCAATGCAGGAGATATTGTTTCTTTTATGGCTGTCAAACCCTCTTCTAAAGAATTGCTAAACTACCTTAATTCTAAAAACCTTGAACTAGGTATGATTATTACTATTATTGCTATAGAACCTTTTGACGAAAGTATATCTGTACAATATGCAAACAGAAAACTGGAAGTACTCAGCAGTAAAGTAACTTCGAAATTATTAGTACAACCAGCTCCTAACAATAATTAA
- a CDS encoding right-handed parallel beta-helix repeat-containing protein, which translates to MKFFYSILLFFICGLSLKAQINIYVSPTGNNTNNGSKEQPLASLIEARNTIRNYKKTSHKNQSYTVIVENGYYIMKEPFVLTSEDSGTPKYPIVYKAAKAAKPVFSGGKELKGFKVNKNGVWELKIPECVYYKWQFDQLYVNGKRATLARTPNQGFLKLDKVEQDIWKLGSSRTPEKAEQQLFFGKDALKYLASVRKDEINRVRFKAFHKWDYTLRHIDAINIDSLSIITSGEGMKPWNELKKGGRIILENYKEALDIAGEWFLSGKGVLYYIPRPGETPENSTVIAPVLEQLVTVKGNASKYNYVENISFEGLSFEYCHYKIPKSGSEPNQAAALLNAAIYLEGAKNITFSECEISKTGQHALWFEKGCSTSLVENTYLHNLGGGGIYLGASKALKGREHTHHIQINNNIIQSGGQEFPAAVGVWVGHSSDNKITHNDIGNFYYTGVSVGWVWGYKPSLAKNNIIAYNKIHHIGWDLLSDMAGVYTLGSSEGTVVKNNIIHHIHAYSYGGWGMYADEGSTGIVFKNNLVYNTKTGGFQQNYGKENIVKNNILAYAKKYQLQCTIAEAHKSFTFTNNIVLFNKGMVLKGAWNQVIANINNNIYWNSKENKYNFNELTFKDWQNKGFDKQSFLIDPNFKDPINADFRFKDKKSYKKINFIPFDIFKPGVYGNKEWLEKAELSKFITKSFDEVVQRNLKLNPGRG; encoded by the coding sequence ATGAAATTTTTTTACTCTATACTTCTGTTTTTTATTTGCGGATTATCTTTAAAAGCGCAAATTAATATTTATGTTTCTCCTACAGGGAATAACACAAATAATGGATCTAAAGAACAGCCTCTAGCTAGTTTAATAGAGGCAAGAAACACCATTAGAAATTATAAAAAAACTTCGCATAAAAATCAATCTTATACTGTTATTGTTGAAAATGGATATTATATAATGAAGGAACCTTTTGTGTTAACTTCAGAAGATAGCGGTACACCTAAGTATCCTATTGTTTATAAAGCAGCAAAAGCAGCCAAACCAGTTTTTAGTGGAGGAAAAGAACTAAAGGGTTTTAAGGTAAATAAAAATGGTGTTTGGGAATTAAAAATTCCTGAATGTGTTTATTATAAATGGCAATTCGATCAATTATATGTTAATGGTAAAAGAGCAACCTTAGCTAGAACTCCAAATCAAGGTTTTTTAAAACTAGATAAAGTTGAACAAGATATTTGGAAATTAGGAAGCTCTCGAACACCAGAAAAGGCAGAGCAACAATTGTTTTTTGGAAAAGATGCTTTAAAGTATCTAGCAAGTGTTAGAAAGGACGAAATAAATCGGGTAAGGTTTAAAGCATTTCATAAGTGGGATTATACATTACGTCATATCGATGCTATAAATATAGATAGTTTATCAATTATAACTTCAGGGGAAGGAATGAAGCCTTGGAATGAATTAAAAAAAGGAGGTAGAATTATTTTAGAAAATTATAAAGAAGCTTTAGACATAGCTGGTGAATGGTTTTTAAGTGGAAAAGGAGTTTTGTATTATATACCAAGACCAGGAGAAACACCTGAAAATTCAACTGTAATAGCTCCTGTTTTAGAGCAATTAGTAACGGTAAAAGGAAATGCTTCTAAATATAATTATGTGGAAAATATTAGTTTTGAAGGTTTGAGTTTTGAGTATTGCCATTATAAAATACCAAAATCTGGTTCTGAACCAAACCAAGCAGCTGCCTTATTAAATGCTGCAATTTATTTAGAAGGAGCAAAAAACATAACCTTTTCTGAGTGTGAAATTTCCAAAACTGGTCAACATGCCTTGTGGTTTGAAAAAGGCTGTAGTACTTCTCTTGTAGAGAATACATACTTGCACAATCTTGGTGGTGGAGGTATTTATTTAGGTGCTTCAAAAGCTTTAAAAGGTAGAGAACATACACATCATATTCAGATCAATAATAATATTATTCAATCTGGAGGTCAAGAATTTCCTGCAGCTGTAGGTGTTTGGGTTGGACATAGTTCTGATAATAAAATAACGCATAATGATATTGGAAACTTTTATTATACAGGTGTTTCTGTAGGCTGGGTTTGGGGATATAAGCCTAGTTTAGCTAAGAATAATATTATTGCTTATAATAAAATTCATCATATTGGATGGGATTTATTAAGTGATATGGCAGGTGTTTATACTCTTGGATCTTCTGAAGGAACAGTGGTAAAAAATAATATAATTCATCATATACATGCCTATTCTTATGGAGGTTGGGGAATGTATGCAGATGAAGGTTCTACAGGAATTGTTTTTAAAAATAATTTAGTTTATAATACTAAAACGGGTGGTTTTCAACAAAATTACGGAAAAGAAAATATTGTAAAAAATAACATATTGGCGTATGCCAAAAAATATCAATTACAATGTACTATTGCCGAGGCGCATAAGTCGTTTACTTTTACAAATAATATAGTATTGTTTAATAAAGGTATGGTGTTGAAAGGGGCTTGGAATCAGGTTATTGCAAATATTAATAATAATATTTATTGGAACTCAAAAGAAAATAAATACAATTTTAATGAGCTTACTTTTAAGGATTGGCAAAACAAAGGTTTTGATAAACAGAGTTTTTTAATTGACCCAAATTTTAAAGATCCTATAAATGCAGACTTTAGATTTAAAGACAAAAAAAGTTATAAAAAAATAAATTTTATACCGTTTGATATTTTTAAACCTGGAGTATATGGAAATAAAGAATGGCTTGAAAAAGCTGAATTATCAAAATTTATTACTAAATCTTTTGATGAGGTAGTACAGAGAAATTTAAAACTCAATCCAGGTAGAGGTTAG
- a CDS encoding alpha-L-fucosidase, translating to MKKIGLICLLSLLMVSVNAQKNYDYPMPDYTPTAGNLEAREAFQDMKFGMFVHWGVYSILADGEWVMLVKKIKADNYERLADFFNPQEFNADEWVKLAKDAGMKYITITSRHHDSFSMFDTAASDFNIVDATPYGKDPLKELAEACKKEGIKLNFYYSLLDWKRDDYKNGKKGDKEAWRSYVDFMKVQLTELLTNYGEIGCIWFDGHWDQKEANWYYDEIYPLIHKLSPSTLIANNHHIQPILGEDIQTFERDLPGENKGGYSHGVEVSQLPLESCATMAGKWGYSIYDKKFKSTKQLIHFLVKAAGKNGNLLLNVGPMPNGKIQPEFVNTLGELGDWTSKYGESIYGTRGNVVGSQDWGTITKKDKTLYVHILEAPQEPYIFISEFNEKITSATSFDGKTKIKFKQIKEGTFLYVDTKSINNIDEIIKLKIK from the coding sequence ATGAAAAAAATAGGACTAATATGTTTACTTAGCTTACTAATGGTTAGTGTAAACGCGCAAAAAAATTATGATTATCCAATGCCAGATTATACACCAACGGCAGGGAATTTAGAGGCTCGTGAAGCATTTCAAGATATGAAGTTTGGTATGTTTGTTCACTGGGGAGTCTATAGTATCTTAGCAGATGGTGAATGGGTGATGTTAGTCAAGAAAATTAAAGCTGATAATTACGAACGTTTGGCAGATTTTTTTAACCCTCAAGAATTTAATGCAGATGAGTGGGTAAAACTAGCAAAAGATGCAGGAATGAAATATATTACAATAACTTCACGTCATCATGATAGTTTTAGTATGTTCGATACAGCCGCTAGTGATTTTAATATTGTAGATGCTACACCTTACGGAAAAGATCCTTTAAAAGAATTAGCTGAAGCGTGTAAAAAAGAAGGTATTAAATTAAATTTTTATTATTCTTTACTCGATTGGAAACGGGATGATTATAAAAATGGTAAAAAAGGAGATAAAGAAGCTTGGAGAAGTTATGTAGATTTTATGAAAGTGCAGCTTACCGAATTACTTACCAATTATGGAGAAATTGGTTGTATTTGGTTCGATGGTCATTGGGATCAAAAAGAAGCAAATTGGTACTATGACGAAATTTATCCATTAATTCATAAATTAAGTCCAAGTACGTTAATTGCAAATAACCATCATATACAACCAATTTTAGGAGAAGATATTCAAACTTTTGAGCGTGATTTGCCAGGAGAAAATAAAGGTGGTTATAGCCATGGGGTAGAAGTAAGTCAGTTGCCTTTAGAGTCTTGTGCTACTATGGCTGGTAAATGGGGTTACAGTATTTATGATAAAAAATTTAAGTCTACAAAGCAATTGATTCATTTTTTAGTAAAAGCAGCAGGTAAAAATGGTAATTTATTATTAAATGTTGGACCTATGCCTAATGGGAAAATTCAACCAGAATTTGTGAATACTTTAGGTGAATTAGGAGATTGGACAAGTAAATATGGTGAAAGTATTTATGGAACAAGAGGAAACGTTGTTGGGTCTCAAGATTGGGGAACAATAACTAAAAAAGACAAAACGCTATATGTACATATTTTAGAAGCTCCACAAGAACCTTATATTTTTATATCTGAATTTAATGAGAAAATTACTTCCGCAACTTCATTTGATGGAAAAACTAAAATCAAATTCAAGCAAATAAAAGAAGGAACTTTTCTGTATGTAGATACAAAATCTATTAATAATATTGATGAAATTATAAAGCTTAAAATAAAATAG